The nucleotide sequence CGATAAAATTGCTCACCGAGTAAAAGCTGACAATGGTAAGACAAAGATTCTGAAGAAAGGTGTAAGGCGAAATCAAGTAGCTTAGGTGTGACTGTAAATGGTCGCCACTTAATCGGAAACCACTTTCTAATCCCCCATGCATGGCCTTTTTTGGGCGAGAAGCGAATATCCTGCTGACCTGTTCCTAATGAGAAAATGTGAATATCCTCTAACTTTTTATGATAATGATGGAGTGCTTCAGTTAGGCAAAGTAATGACGGGTTATTTGCCCACAAGCCTCCATCAATCGTTAATAATTGTTTAGTTGTATTGGGTGGAAAGTAAAGCGGTGCAGAGCACGAAGATAGTACGGCATCCCATAAAAACACCTCTTGGTCCTTTGCTTCGCTTTCCTCCCCAAACTTTGTACGATACACGTGTGGTTCTCCGTGGGTAATGTCGACGGACGGAATTAACAAGGGCTGATGGATATCTGCTAGCATTGTATCCCCCAATTCTTGCTTCAAAAACCGTCGCAAGTGCTTATCCGTATAGACTGTTTTAAACAATCCAAATTGCGCTTGCTTTACAAAAATTTGTTTCCCATACGTTCGATAACGCTCTAATAAGTCAGCCATTGGTTTTCCTGTTGCAATCGCCCCCGCAATGATCGCCCCTGTACTTGTACCAGCAATCATGTCAAACAACTCATGTATTGGTCGATTATGATCTTCTTCTAAACGCTTGAGAATTGCAACAGGAAACACACCACGTATTCCACCACCATCAATTGCGATAATCTTCATAAGTCCTCCACCTGTTCTTCCAGTGCTCAGATTCGTCTACTAGATAGTGTCTCCTGTTCGTGATATTTCTAATACAACGTCAAAAATCGAGCTAATCTTTTAGGTGGATATCTTCAATAGCTGTTTGGTCAAATTGACTGATACGTTCGATCATTGGCGGATGTGTGTAGCGGAACCACTTCACAAGTGTTGGTGGACTCACATCACTTAAACCCGCGATCGTTAGCTGCTGAAACGCATCGATCGCAGCCTCTGGATCACCTGTCATCTCAATCGCATAGCTGTCTGCTTGATATTCATACTCCCGGGAAACAAGGTTCGAAAACGGACTCACTGCAAACGAGAGAAGCGAGAAAATGAGCAACAAGATCGGCACTGTTGCTATATCTGACGGTGTAGTAATACCTAAACGTTCTCCAAAGCGTTTGACACTCCAGTTGAGGAGTCGGTACCCAAGATATAGTCCAAAGAACGACAAAACGATTGAGCCGACCACTAGCAGCGGTAAATGATTCAATACAAAATGTCCGATCTCATGAGCCATTACAAATAACACAGCCTCTTCGCTCATCACCTCTAACGTTGTATCCCATAACACGATGCGTAGATGATCACCAATCCCAGTCACATAGGCATTGAGGGCATTTGTTTTTTCAGACATATTAACTTCATAGACGCGGTCGGCAGCAATATCTGCATCAGCTGCTAACTGCAAAATCTGTTGCTCGAGCTGCTGATCTTGGATCGGATAAAAATCATTATAGAGAGGATCGATAACGACCGGCTGCATGTACATCATCACTAATGTAAATGGT is from Desertibacillus haloalkaliphilus and encodes:
- a CDS encoding M48 family metallopeptidase — protein: MRKHLLVFLLLFLVYSLAISWYLFRVDTSIPETLVGTAADPQTFMTAEQLTLSQEFATFRNLIYFINIPLEWLIYLVVLILGLSQRFRTWSGDVTRYSIVHTAIYVTLLSLITWALTFPLKWYNYQLAKEYQVSTQLFSDWFREELISFWVGVILLTIMVVVIYQLMKVSKKRWWFYTWLLSIPFTLVMMYMQPVVIDPLYNDFYPIQDQQLEQQILQLAADADIAADRVYEVNMSEKTNALNAYVTGIGDHLRIVLWDTTLEVMSEEAVLFVMAHEIGHFVLNHLPLLVVGSIVLSFFGLYLGYRLLNWSVKRFGERLGITTPSDIATVPILLLIFSLLSFAVSPFSNLVSREYEYQADSYAIEMTGDPEAAIDAFQQLTIAGLSDVSPPTLVKWFRYTHPPMIERISQFDQTAIEDIHLKD
- a CDS encoding CBASS cGAMP-activated phospholipase, giving the protein MKIIAIDGGGIRGVFPVAILKRLEEDHNRPIHELFDMIAGTSTGAIIAGAIATGKPMADLLERYRTYGKQIFVKQAQFGLFKTVYTDKHLRRFLKQELGDTMLADIHQPLLIPSVDITHGEPHVYRTKFGEESEAKDQEVFLWDAVLSSCSAPLYFPPNTTKQLLTIDGGLWANNPSLLCLTEALHHYHKKLEDIHIFSLGTGQQDIRFSPKKGHAWGIRKWFPIKWRPFTVTPKLLDFALHLSSESLSYHCQLLLGEQFYRVNEKLSGEVPFDDVTQTESLISLANQVYEEKKQDMNRFLGLN